In Thermomonas paludicola, the following are encoded in one genomic region:
- a CDS encoding S-methyl-5'-thioinosine phosphorylase — protein MTIELAVIGGTGVYALGDLADVESHQPVTRYGAPSGPVRVGTCAGKRVAFLARHGEGHSLPPHTINYRANLAALKALGATRVLALNTVGGITERFGPRVLACPDQLIDYTWGRVSTLCEEPGSEVLHVDFGAPYTPSLRRDVIAAAQRAQVALVDGGCYGATQGPRLETRAEIERMRRDGCDLVGMTGMPEAGLARELELDYACLAIVANWAAGAGPDASEIITLQDVLDNVAAAMEGVPRILRTLLGE, from the coding sequence ATGACCATCGAACTTGCCGTCATCGGCGGCACCGGCGTCTATGCGCTGGGCGACCTGGCCGATGTCGAAAGCCACCAGCCGGTCACACGCTACGGCGCGCCGTCCGGCCCGGTGCGCGTCGGCACCTGTGCGGGCAAACGCGTCGCCTTCCTGGCCCGCCATGGCGAAGGCCATTCGCTGCCGCCGCACACGATCAATTACCGCGCCAACCTGGCCGCGCTGAAGGCGCTGGGTGCGACCCGCGTGCTGGCGCTGAACACCGTGGGCGGCATCACCGAACGTTTCGGGCCGCGCGTGCTGGCCTGCCCGGACCAGCTGATCGACTACACCTGGGGCCGTGTCTCGACGCTGTGCGAAGAACCCGGCAGCGAGGTGCTGCACGTGGACTTCGGCGCTCCCTACACGCCGTCCCTGCGGCGCGATGTGATCGCGGCGGCGCAGCGCGCGCAGGTGGCGCTGGTCGATGGCGGCTGCTATGGCGCCACCCAGGGGCCGCGGCTGGAAACCAGGGCCGAAATTGAACGGATGCGCCGCGATGGCTGCGACCTGGTCGGCATGACCGGGATGCCCGAAGCCGGGTTGGCGCGGGAATTGGAACTGGACTACGCCTGCCTGGCCATCGTTGCCAATTGGGCGGCGGGCGCGGGCCCGGATGCCAGCGAGATCATCACCCTGCAAGACGTGCTGGACAACGTGGCGGCGGCGATGGAGGGCGTGCCGCGCATCCTGCGCACGTTGTTGGGCGAGTAG
- a CDS encoding cold-shock protein: MQYGTVKWFNDAKGFGFIAPEDGSADVFVHFSAIDSTGFRSLQEGQRVSYEVQQGAKGAQAAGVKPVA, encoded by the coding sequence ATGCAATACGGCACCGTGAAATGGTTCAACGACGCCAAGGGGTTCGGCTTCATCGCTCCCGAGGACGGCAGTGCAGACGTGTTCGTGCATTTCTCCGCGATTGATTCCACCGGCTTTCGCAGCCTGCAGGAAGGTCAGCGGGTCAGCTACGAAGTCCAGCAGGGCGCCAAGGGCGCCCAGGCCGCGGGGGTCAAGCCCGTCGCCTGA
- a CDS encoding LacI family DNA-binding transcriptional regulator: MIDPHRARKKTRTTSLDIAHRAGVSQATVSRVLAGSPLVNAETRRRVEEAVRELNYKVDRHASSLRTQRAGTLALLLFEDPTQDDSHINPFFLSMLGSITRACARCGHDLLVSFQQLSDDWHADYEDSMKADGLILLGYGDYLAYESKLEKLVAKGTHFVRWGQVQQGQPGLSIGCDNAAGGALAGRHLLERGRRRIAFLGDASSRFPEFFERYRGCDTALREAGLAMLPDLQVDADSTEQAGYEAAHLLVTRGLPFDAVFAASDLIAVGALRALKDAGLRVPEDVAVVGFDGTPMAAFANPPLSTVVQDTSRAGELLVDTLLRRVRDFPAESLMLAPTLEVRASSGG; encoded by the coding sequence ATGATCGATCCGCACCGCGCCCGCAAGAAGACCCGCACCACCTCGCTGGACATCGCCCATCGCGCGGGGGTGTCGCAGGCCACGGTATCGCGCGTGCTGGCCGGCAGCCCACTGGTCAATGCGGAAACCCGCAGGCGCGTGGAAGAGGCAGTGCGCGAGCTGAACTACAAGGTCGATCGCCATGCGTCCAGCCTGCGCACCCAGCGTGCCGGCACGCTGGCGTTGCTGCTTTTCGAAGATCCCACCCAGGACGACTCCCACATCAATCCGTTTTTCCTGTCGATGCTGGGCTCGATCACCCGCGCCTGCGCACGCTGCGGTCACGACCTGCTGGTGTCGTTCCAGCAGCTGTCCGACGATTGGCATGCGGATTACGAAGACAGCATGAAGGCCGACGGGCTGATCCTGCTCGGCTACGGCGATTACCTGGCGTATGAAAGCAAGCTGGAGAAACTGGTCGCCAAGGGCACGCATTTCGTGCGCTGGGGGCAGGTGCAGCAGGGCCAGCCCGGGCTTTCGATCGGCTGCGACAATGCCGCCGGCGGCGCGTTGGCCGGGCGCCATCTGCTGGAGCGGGGGCGGCGGCGAATCGCGTTTCTGGGCGATGCCTCGTCGCGCTTCCCCGAGTTTTTCGAACGCTATCGCGGCTGCGACACCGCGCTGCGGGAAGCCGGCTTGGCCATGCTGCCGGACTTGCAGGTGGATGCCGACAGCACCGAGCAGGCCGGTTATGAGGCCGCCCATTTGCTGGTCACGCGCGGGCTGCCGTTCGATGCGGTGTTTGCCGCCAGCGACCTGATCGCGGTGGGCGCGCTGCGTGCGCTGAAGGATGCCGGCCTGCGCGTGCCGGAGGATGTGGCGGTTGTCGGGTTCGATGGCACGCCGATGGCGGCATTCGCCAATCCGCCGCTGAGTACCGTGGTGCAGGACACGTCGAGGGCCGGCGAGTTGCTGGTGGACACCCTGTTGCGGCGCGTGCGCGATTTTCCGGCGGAAAGCCTGATGCTGGCACCGACGCTGGAAGTGCGCGCCTCCAGCGGCGGGTGA
- a CDS encoding alpha-amylase family glycosyl hydrolase: MRHALLTLTTAGLLAACATTTPHPLPPLAKDYYGTLEPFASQAVYFVMTDRFVNGDPSNDHRDQGGALRTFDIPLPPCNGVSGNLGYLGGDFKGIADHLDYIRDMGFTAVWITPVVDNPDQSFTGGTAPSCGGILADKGKTGYHGYWGVNFYTLDEHLPSPGMDFRDLANAMHARHMKLVLDIVGNHGSPAWGMASDQPGFGKIYDASGKLVADHQNLPPQQLDPAHNPLHRFYNTRGPVDGSTGSIFDGNLAQLSDFNEHNPAVLDYLAGAYEQWIAQGADAFRIDTIAWMPDTFWQAFTSRIRAQHPGFFMFGEAFDYDAAKIAIHTLPGHGETSVLDFPMKQAMEAAFGRSQAGFEQLAAALHLTGGPYANPYDLATFYDNHDMPRMDASDAGFIDAHNWLFTARGIPVVYYGSEMGFMRGRPEHGGNRNYFGSEGIEQAKASPIRAALARIANLRATSPALQRGLQLDIELAGHRAAFYRVYQHAGQHQIALVLLNKGDAPERFAIDTMMEAGRWRSALDDSAQDIAQGGTLKTTVPAHGVRVYLLDAAATEPALIAALDVAMAGARLSRE; the protein is encoded by the coding sequence ATCCGCCACGCCCTGCTCACCCTGACCACCGCCGGCCTGCTGGCCGCGTGCGCCACGACAACGCCGCATCCGTTGCCGCCGCTGGCGAAGGACTACTACGGCACGTTGGAGCCGTTCGCCAGCCAGGCGGTGTACTTCGTGATGACCGACCGCTTCGTCAACGGCGATCCGTCCAACGACCACCGCGACCAGGGCGGCGCGCTGCGCACCTTCGACATCCCGCTGCCGCCGTGCAACGGCGTGAGCGGCAACCTCGGCTATCTCGGCGGCGACTTCAAGGGCATCGCCGATCACCTGGACTACATCCGCGACATGGGCTTCACCGCCGTCTGGATCACCCCGGTGGTGGACAACCCGGACCAGTCCTTCACCGGCGGCACCGCGCCAAGCTGCGGCGGCATCCTCGCCGACAAGGGCAAGACCGGCTACCACGGCTACTGGGGGGTGAATTTCTACACGCTCGACGAACACCTGCCCAGCCCCGGCATGGATTTCCGCGACCTGGCCAATGCCATGCACGCCAGACACATGAAGCTGGTGCTGGATATCGTTGGCAACCACGGGTCACCCGCCTGGGGCATGGCGTCCGACCAGCCAGGCTTCGGCAAGATCTACGATGCCAGCGGCAAGCTGGTCGCCGATCACCAGAATTTGCCGCCGCAGCAGCTGGATCCCGCGCACAACCCGTTGCACCGTTTCTACAACACGCGCGGCCCGGTGGATGGCAGCACTGGCTCGATCTTCGACGGCAACCTGGCGCAGCTGTCCGACTTCAACGAGCACAATCCGGCGGTGCTGGACTATCTGGCCGGCGCCTACGAGCAGTGGATCGCGCAGGGCGCCGACGCCTTCCGCATCGACACCATCGCCTGGATGCCAGACACCTTCTGGCAGGCCTTCACCAGCCGCATCCGCGCGCAGCATCCCGGCTTCTTCATGTTCGGCGAGGCGTTCGACTACGACGCCGCGAAGATCGCCATCCACACCCTGCCCGGCCACGGCGAAACCTCGGTACTGGATTTCCCGATGAAGCAGGCGATGGAGGCCGCGTTTGGCCGCAGCCAGGCCGGGTTCGAGCAGCTGGCGGCGGCGCTGCACCTGACCGGCGGGCCGTATGCCAACCCTTACGATCTCGCCACGTTCTACGACAACCACGACATGCCGCGCATGGATGCCAGCGACGCCGGCTTCATCGATGCGCACAACTGGCTGTTCACCGCGCGCGGCATCCCGGTGGTCTATTACGGTTCGGAAATGGGCTTCATGCGCGGCCGCCCGGAGCATGGCGGCAACCGCAATTACTTCGGGAGCGAAGGCATCGAGCAGGCCAAGGCCAGCCCCATCCGCGCCGCGCTGGCGCGCATCGCCAACCTCCGCGCAACCTCGCCGGCCTTGCAGCGGGGCCTGCAGCTGGACATCGAACTGGCCGGCCATCGCGCCGCGTTTTATCGGGTTTACCAACACGCGGGCCAGCACCAGATCGCGCTGGTGCTGCTGAACAAGGGCGATGCGCCGGAGCGGTTCGCGATCGACACGATGATGGAGGCGGGGCGCTGGCGGTCGGCGTTGGACGACAGTGCGCAGGACATTGCTCAAGGCGGCACGTTGAAGACCACGGTGCCGGCGCATGGGGTCCGGGTGTACCTGCTGGATGCTGCCGCCACCGAACCTGCGCTCATCGCCGCGTTGGATGTGGCGATGGCGGGGGCGCGGTTGTCGCGGGAGTGA
- a CDS encoding MFS transporter: protein MAEKPQLSFWQIWNMCFGFLGIQFGFALQNANVSRIFQTLGASMDDIPILWVAAPLTGLLVQPLIGYLSDRTWTRLGRRRPYFLMGAVLASLALLAFPNVPTLWIAAGMLWVLDASINVSMEPFRAFVGDQLLPAQRPSGYAMQSFFIGVGSVVASLLPYILERCGVANTAPAGQVPDTVRYAFYAGGAVMLGAIGWTVLRTREYPPEAIAGWDTAPLLQPRTGNAALLRALALAAVSAGALLAAVVESRALDKALYILAGLLAGFGLAFLVRTFLRADNAFTRILDDVRDMPPAMAQLAVVQFFSWFALFSMWIYTTAAVTELHFGSTDPASAAYNSGANWVGVLFAAYNGFAALAAIAIPWMVRRFGLRGSHLLNALLGGLGLLSIGWIRDPHWLLLSMLGVGFAWASILSLPYAMLSDAVPAAKMGTYMGIFNFFIVIPQLVAASLLGFLLKTLLGGHPIHALTIGGISLIVGGACVLLVRLPAPRTAA from the coding sequence TTGGCGGAAAAACCGCAACTCTCGTTCTGGCAGATCTGGAACATGTGCTTCGGTTTCCTGGGCATCCAGTTCGGGTTTGCCCTGCAAAACGCCAACGTCAGCCGCATCTTCCAGACGCTTGGCGCGAGCATGGATGACATCCCCATCCTGTGGGTGGCCGCGCCATTGACCGGGCTGCTGGTGCAACCGCTGATCGGTTACCTGTCCGACCGCACCTGGACGCGACTGGGCCGGCGCCGCCCGTATTTCCTGATGGGCGCGGTTCTCGCGTCGCTGGCGCTGCTGGCCTTCCCCAACGTGCCCACGCTGTGGATCGCCGCCGGCATGCTGTGGGTGCTCGATGCCTCCATCAACGTGTCGATGGAACCGTTCCGCGCCTTCGTCGGCGACCAGCTGCTGCCGGCGCAGCGGCCAAGCGGCTATGCGATGCAGAGCTTCTTCATCGGCGTGGGCTCGGTGGTGGCCAGCCTGCTGCCCTACATCCTGGAACGCTGCGGCGTGGCCAACACCGCGCCCGCGGGCCAGGTTCCGGACACCGTGCGCTACGCCTTCTATGCCGGCGGTGCTGTGATGCTGGGCGCCATCGGCTGGACCGTGCTGCGCACCCGCGAATATCCCCCGGAGGCCATTGCCGGCTGGGACACTGCGCCGCTGCTGCAGCCACGCACGGGCAATGCCGCGCTGCTGCGCGCACTGGCGCTTGCCGCAGTGTCGGCCGGCGCACTGCTGGCCGCAGTGGTGGAAAGCCGCGCGCTGGACAAGGCGCTGTACATCCTGGCCGGGCTGCTGGCCGGCTTCGGCCTCGCCTTCCTCGTGCGCACCTTCCTGCGCGCCGACAATGCCTTCACCCGCATCCTGGACGACGTGCGCGACATGCCACCCGCCATGGCGCAGCTGGCGGTGGTGCAATTCTTCTCGTGGTTCGCGCTGTTTTCGATGTGGATCTACACCACTGCCGCGGTCACCGAGCTGCATTTCGGCAGCACCGACCCGGCCTCTGCCGCCTACAACTCCGGCGCCAACTGGGTGGGCGTGCTGTTTGCCGCCTACAACGGCTTTGCCGCGCTCGCCGCCATCGCGATCCCGTGGATGGTGCGTCGCTTCGGCCTGCGCGGCAGCCACCTGCTGAACGCACTGCTGGGCGGACTCGGCCTGCTCTCGATCGGCTGGATTCGCGACCCGCACTGGCTGTTGCTGTCGATGCTGGGCGTCGGCTTCGCGTGGGCCTCGATCCTGTCGCTGCCCTACGCGATGCTGTCCGACGCGGTGCCCGCCGCGAAGATGGGCACCTACATGGGCATCTTCAATTTCTTCATCGTCATCCCGCAGCTGGTTGCGGCCAGCCTGTTGGGTTTCCTGCTGAAAACCCTGCTGGGCGGGCACCCGATCCACGCGCTGACCATCGGCGGCATCAGCCTGATCGTGGGCGGCGCCTGCGTGCTGCTGGTGCGCCTGCCCGCCCCGCGCACTGCCGCCTGA
- a CDS encoding alpha-glucosidase family protein, with the protein MKALEWWRGAVIYQIYPRSFLDTNGDGVGDLPGIVQQLDYVASLGVDAIWISPFFTSPMADFGYDIADYRGVDPLFGTLADFDRLLAKAHALGLKVMIDQVLSHCSAEHAWFQESRASRDNPKADWFVWADARPDGAPPNNWLSLFGGVAWQWEPRRGQYYLHNFLPSQPDLNFHNPKVRRAQLDNVKFWLDRGVDGFRLDAINFCFHDAQLRDNPPKPAALRSGRGFSADNPYAFQYHWYNNTRPENLGFLEDLRTLMDRYPDVGALGEISSEDSLATTAEYCNDRRLHMGYSFELLTDDCSAAYLRATVEALEAKMQEGQPCWAISNHDVQRAVTRWGGGAADDALAVQLVALVCSLRGAVCLFQGEELGLPEAEVPFEALRDPYGKAFWPNFKGRDGCRTPMPWSNGANAGFSEGEPWLPVAAEHRALSVEAQQHDAASVLNATRAFLRWRKAQPALVHGDIRFADAPEPLLAFVRGHAGQRVLAVFNLSAQSVEWRAPAGAALLDAPGPLAASLDAGGVLHVPPRGAAFATLE; encoded by the coding sequence ATGAAGGCTCTGGAGTGGTGGCGTGGCGCGGTGATCTACCAGATCTACCCGCGCAGTTTCCTGGACACCAATGGCGATGGCGTGGGCGATTTGCCGGGCATCGTCCAGCAGCTGGACTACGTGGCGTCGCTGGGCGTGGACGCGATCTGGATTTCACCGTTCTTCACCTCGCCGATGGCCGATTTCGGCTATGACATCGCCGACTATCGCGGCGTGGATCCGCTGTTCGGCACGCTTGCGGATTTCGACCGGCTGCTGGCGAAGGCGCATGCGCTGGGCCTGAAGGTGATGATCGACCAGGTGCTCAGCCATTGCTCGGCGGAACATGCCTGGTTCCAGGAGAGCCGCGCCAGCCGCGACAACCCCAAGGCTGATTGGTTTGTCTGGGCCGATGCCAGGCCCGACGGCGCGCCGCCCAACAACTGGCTGTCGCTGTTCGGTGGCGTGGCCTGGCAGTGGGAGCCGCGGCGCGGGCAGTATTACCTGCACAACTTCCTGCCATCGCAGCCGGATTTGAACTTCCACAATCCGAAGGTGCGCCGGGCGCAGCTGGACAACGTGAAGTTCTGGCTGGATCGCGGCGTGGACGGGTTCCGGCTGGATGCGATCAACTTCTGCTTCCACGATGCGCAACTGCGCGACAACCCGCCCAAGCCGGCGGCGCTGCGCAGCGGGCGCGGCTTCAGCGCGGACAATCCTTACGCGTTCCAGTACCACTGGTACAACAACACGCGGCCGGAGAATCTCGGCTTCCTGGAAGACTTGCGCACCTTGATGGACCGCTATCCGGACGTTGGCGCGCTGGGCGAGATCTCGTCGGAAGATTCGCTGGCCACCACGGCGGAGTACTGCAACGACCGCCGCTTGCACATGGGGTACAGCTTCGAACTGCTGACTGACGATTGCAGCGCCGCCTATCTCCGCGCCACGGTGGAGGCACTGGAAGCGAAGATGCAGGAAGGCCAGCCGTGCTGGGCCATCTCCAACCACGACGTGCAACGCGCGGTCACCCGCTGGGGCGGTGGCGCTGCCGACGATGCGCTGGCGGTGCAGCTGGTGGCGCTGGTGTGTTCGCTGCGGGGAGCGGTCTGCCTGTTCCAGGGCGAGGAACTGGGGCTTCCCGAAGCCGAGGTGCCGTTCGAGGCGTTGCGGGATCCGTACGGCAAGGCGTTCTGGCCCAATTTCAAGGGTCGCGATGGCTGCCGCACGCCGATGCCGTGGAGCAATGGCGCGAACGCGGGATTCAGCGAAGGCGAGCCGTGGCTGCCGGTGGCGGCGGAACATCGCGCGCTCAGCGTCGAAGCCCAGCAGCACGACGCTGCCTCGGTGCTGAACGCGACCCGCGCCTTCCTGCGCTGGCGCAAGGCGCAGCCGGCGCTGGTGCATGGCGATATCCGTTTCGCGGATGCGCCCGAGCCCTTGCTCGCGTTCGTGCGCGGGCATGCCGGCCAGCGCGTGCTGGCGGTGTTCAACCTGTCGGCGCAATCGGTGGAGTGGCGCGCGCCGGCCGGCGCTGCCCTGCTGGATGCGCCCGGGCCGCTGGCGGCCAGCCTGGATGCAGGCGGCGTGCTGCATGTGCCGCCGCGCGGCGCGGCGTTTGCCACGTTGGAGTGA
- a CDS encoding glycoside hydrolase family 97 protein: MNAIARHARESGNPASLPFKVKNWIGRIVVCQQRPAFAGLASRVLLAAGLLLSSLVHADTVASVASPDGRNVVQLSLDGNGRLSYRVQRDGKPVIADSQLGLRLRNGPQLLAGFALQGQQASTFDDTWQQPWGERRFIRNHYNELRTQFVERQRDRRRMDVVFRVYDDGLGFRYEFPKQPGLAVMEIQDEFTEFSIAQPATAWWIPAGEWNRYEYLYNRTQLAELSQAHTPVTLRTDGGLHLSIHEAALVDYASMWLQRAEGQRLRAHLAPGGAQGVSVIRKTPFTTPWRSIQISERAGGLVESSLILNLNEPSTLGDVSWFKPSKYVGVWWSLHLNQQTWGSGPAHGATTENTRRYIDFAAANGFRGVLVEGWNPGWDGDWFANGWGFDYTRATPDFDLEGLSKYAAGKGVHLIGHHETACAVSHYERQLAAALDLYARNGVDVVKTGYVCDAGQIERQDVAGGPVLREWHDGQWMSRHHLRVVQEAAKRHIAINSHEPIKDTGLRRTYPNWVSREGARGMEYNAWAVPPNPPEHEINLVFTRLLAGPMDYTPGIVSLTGRGGQELQSTLARQLALYVGIYSPIQMVADLPEHYAQHPEAFQFIKDVAVDWDDTRVLAGEVGEFVAIARKARATPEWFVGAMNDRHPRTLALPLDFLDAGKRYVAQIYRDGDGADWHGEARFRFVHEQKTLRRGDVLTLWLAAGGGAAVRLVPQGN; this comes from the coding sequence ATGAATGCCATTGCGCGTCATGCCCGCGAAAGCGGAAATCCAGCTTCGTTGCCTTTCAAGGTCAAGAACTGGATTGGACGGATCGTCGTCTGTCAGCAGCGGCCCGCCTTCGCGGGGCTGGCCAGCAGAGTGCTTTTGGCCGCCGGATTGTTGCTGTCCTCGCTCGTCCATGCCGACACGGTGGCCAGCGTGGCGTCGCCGGACGGTCGCAACGTGGTCCAGTTGTCGCTGGACGGCAACGGACGCCTGTCGTATCGCGTGCAGCGCGACGGCAAGCCGGTGATTGCCGATTCGCAGCTGGGGCTGCGCCTGCGCAACGGCCCGCAGCTGTTGGCCGGCTTTGCGCTGCAGGGGCAGCAGGCGTCCACGTTCGATGACACCTGGCAGCAGCCCTGGGGCGAGCGCCGCTTCATTCGCAACCACTACAACGAGCTGCGCACGCAATTCGTCGAACGTCAGCGCGACCGGCGGCGGATGGACGTGGTGTTCCGCGTGTATGACGACGGGCTTGGCTTCCGCTATGAATTCCCGAAGCAGCCGGGGTTGGCGGTGATGGAGATCCAGGACGAGTTCACCGAATTTTCCATCGCCCAGCCTGCCACTGCATGGTGGATTCCGGCTGGGGAGTGGAACCGTTACGAATACCTCTACAACCGCACGCAGCTGGCGGAGTTGTCGCAGGCGCACACGCCGGTGACGCTGCGTACCGACGGCGGCCTGCACCTGTCGATCCACGAGGCCGCACTGGTGGATTACGCGTCGATGTGGCTGCAGCGCGCCGAGGGCCAGCGCCTGCGCGCGCATTTGGCGCCGGGCGGCGCGCAGGGCGTCAGCGTGATCCGCAAGACGCCGTTCACCACGCCGTGGCGCAGCATCCAGATCAGCGAGCGCGCCGGCGGGCTGGTGGAGTCCAGCCTGATCCTCAATCTCAACGAACCCTCCACACTGGGCGACGTGAGCTGGTTCAAGCCATCCAAGTACGTCGGGGTGTGGTGGTCGCTGCATCTGAACCAGCAGACCTGGGGCAGTGGGCCAGCGCATGGCGCCACCACCGAGAACACCCGGCGCTACATCGACTTCGCCGCGGCCAACGGGTTTCGCGGCGTGCTGGTGGAAGGCTGGAATCCGGGTTGGGATGGCGACTGGTTCGCCAATGGCTGGGGCTTCGACTACACCCGCGCGACGCCGGATTTCGATCTCGAAGGCCTGTCGAAATACGCCGCCGGCAAGGGCGTGCACCTGATCGGCCATCACGAGACCGCCTGCGCGGTCAGTCATTACGAGCGCCAATTGGCTGCGGCGCTGGACCTGTATGCGCGCAATGGCGTTGACGTGGTCAAGACCGGCTATGTCTGCGATGCCGGCCAGATCGAGCGCCAGGACGTCGCAGGCGGTCCCGTGCTGCGCGAATGGCACGATGGCCAGTGGATGAGCCGACACCATTTGCGCGTGGTGCAGGAGGCGGCGAAGCGGCATATCGCCATCAACTCGCACGAGCCGATCAAGGACACCGGCCTGCGCCGCACGTATCCGAACTGGGTCTCGCGCGAGGGCGCGCGCGGCATGGAATACAACGCGTGGGCGGTGCCGCCCAATCCGCCCGAGCATGAAATCAACCTGGTGTTCACCCGCCTGCTGGCGGGGCCGATGGACTACACCCCCGGCATCGTCAGTCTCACCGGCCGCGGCGGGCAGGAGCTGCAGAGCACGCTGGCACGCCAGCTGGCGCTGTACGTCGGCATCTACAGCCCGATCCAGATGGTGGCCGACCTGCCCGAGCATTACGCGCAGCACCCGGAGGCGTTCCAGTTCATCAAGGATGTCGCGGTGGACTGGGATGACACCCGCGTGTTGGCGGGCGAGGTGGGCGAGTTCGTGGCGATCGCGCGCAAGGCCCGCGCGACGCCCGAGTGGTTTGTCGGCGCGATGAACGACCGGCATCCGCGCACGCTGGCGCTGCCGCTGGACTTCCTTGATGCCGGCAAGCGCTACGTCGCGCAGATCTATCGCGATGGCGACGGTGCCGACTGGCATGGCGAGGCGCGCTTCCGTTTCGTGCATGAGCAAAAAACGTTGCGCCGTGGCGACGTATTGACCCTTTGGCTGGCGGCAGGGGGGGGCGCAGCCGTGCGCCTGGTGCCGCAGGGGAACTGA